In Paenibacillus larvae subsp. larvae, the following proteins share a genomic window:
- a CDS encoding LolA family protein has protein sequence MRRVTWILAIVIGLAAVLAGCGSKDAGSVVKDLNNMTSKLESYKGTGKMVLNTGEHPQEYQVEVWYQNPHFYRISLTNENKDIKQIVLRNDDGVFVLTPHLNKSFRFQSDWPDNQGQVYLFQTLAQSIVNDNERQFVDEDSAYVFDVTAKYQNNGNLKRQKIWLDKKNLAPKHVEVSDENSKVIVKLDFTQFEFGSKFDKNAFDMQRNMTTSNMNSLSLTPDENVLGDEKANTEEKDKTGAGKPDESKKDGTRPSVSPVPSSTPGTKNSSTDPKGTDQGKTERGKNNSDSEKKDKDGKQTSESGKDRSFGIIEPAYIPQGVEKSGISDFKYGEEKAILVRYKGKFNYNIVEVRPQAQAVAVLPGELVDLGFTLGVLTGKEQRTLNWTYQGVDFKLSTSDMPKEEMIKVAMSVLGEGGK, from the coding sequence ATGCGTCGGGTCACATGGATATTGGCCATTGTGATAGGATTGGCAGCAGTATTAGCTGGATGCGGGAGCAAGGATGCAGGATCCGTTGTAAAGGATCTTAACAACATGACGAGCAAGCTGGAAAGCTATAAAGGAACTGGGAAGATGGTACTTAACACCGGAGAACATCCACAGGAATATCAGGTTGAGGTGTGGTATCAGAATCCGCATTTTTACCGCATCTCTCTAACGAATGAGAACAAAGACATTAAGCAGATTGTCCTTCGCAATGATGACGGGGTATTTGTGCTCACTCCTCATCTTAACAAAAGCTTCCGGTTCCAAAGTGATTGGCCGGATAATCAAGGACAGGTTTATTTATTTCAAACGCTGGCGCAAAGCATTGTGAATGATAACGAGCGCCAGTTTGTTGATGAAGACAGTGCTTATGTCTTTGATGTTACGGCTAAATACCAGAACAATGGAAACCTGAAGCGCCAAAAAATTTGGCTGGATAAGAAAAATCTTGCTCCTAAGCATGTGGAAGTATCCGATGAAAACTCTAAAGTTATCGTGAAATTGGACTTTACCCAATTTGAATTTGGCAGCAAATTTGATAAAAATGCTTTTGACATGCAGCGTAATATGACAACTTCCAACATGAATTCCTTGAGCTTGACACCGGATGAAAATGTGCTTGGAGACGAAAAGGCTAATACGGAAGAGAAAGATAAGACCGGAGCGGGAAAACCGGACGAATCTAAAAAGGACGGTACCAGGCCAAGCGTAAGTCCGGTTCCTTCCAGTACACCAGGGACTAAAAATTCCAGTACTGACCCGAAAGGGACGGATCAGGGAAAAACAGAACGGGGCAAAAATAACTCCGATTCAGAAAAAAAGGATAAGGACGGCAAGCAGACAAGCGAATCTGGTAAAGACCGGTCATTCGGCATCATTGAGCCTGCCTATATACCCCAAGGTGTGGAAAAATCGGGGATCAGTGACTTCAAGTACGGAGAAGAAAAAGCCATCTTGGTACGCTATAAAGGGAAGTTCAATTACAATATTGTAGAAGTAAGACCGCAAGCTCAAGCAGTTGCCGTACTGCCGGGGGAACTGGTGGACCTTGGTTTTACGTTGGGTGTGCTTACCGGGAAAGAACAGCGTACGCTGAACTGGACGTATCAAGGCGTAGACTTTAAATTATCCACTTCCGATATGCCTAAGGAAGAAATGATCAAAGTAGCGATGTCTGTTTTGGGTGAAGGCGGAAAATAG